ACACTACCTCGCGGCTCTCGATCGCGAACTCGACACCGATCCGACCGACACCGATTCGCCGTTCTGACGAGAAACCAGCACTCGCGCGCGACCACGGCTAGATGATCAGATTTCTACGGTTTCTCGTGATCGCCAACACCACCCATCAGGTACGGGTGCCTGCACCGGCCAACCCGAGACTATGGCGTAGGAAGTCTCTCACCAGGCAGGGAGGATCGAGGCGAGGTCGCCCTGTAAGCAAGCGGCGCAGCTCAAAGCCCAGGCTGCCGAGTAGCCATGCCACGTTGGCGATCCACAGGCCGGCCCATCCGTGGTGCTTCTGCAGGTAAAGGCGGCGGGATTCGAACCAGAACGCCGGGCGCCGCCGAGTGAGGTCATAGAGTCCCGTCATCACCGCGCCGGTGTGGTGTACGACGCTCGAGGGCACGGTCCAGACCTCGAAGCCAGCTGCCTTGGCCCGTCGGCATAGATCCGTTTCCTCGAAGTAGAGGAAGAACGACTCGTCGAAGAGCCCGATTTCGTCGAGCATCGCTGTCCGTAGGGTGCAACTAGAGCCAGAGACCCAGTCAACGCTGCGAGCAGGGCCGCCGGTGGTCATGGGGACACGCCAGTTCTTCAGCAATCGCGAGACCAGACCAAGCCGTAGCCTGCCTTCAAGCTCGCCAAGCGGACTGGGAAAGTGGAACGCCGAGCTGTGGGGATCCCCACTGTCATCGACCACTCCGCTACCGGCTATCCCCGCTCGGGGGTGTGCCTCGAGGAAATCCAGCATCTCCCGAAGGGCTCTTGGTTCCGGTACGGCGTCGGGGTTGATCAGGTGGAAGACATCCGGCGGCTCAGGTCTGGCCATGGCTGCACGGATGGCAAGGTTGTTCCCGCCTCCGAAACCCAGGTTCTCCGAGCTGCACAGCAGTTTCACGGGGATGCGACCAGAGAGCGCTTGGATCCCATTCCGAAGCCTGACCTCCGAATCATCACCCGAGCCGTTCTCCACGACGGTGACTCCAGCGTTGAGC
This genomic interval from bacterium contains the following:
- a CDS encoding glycosyltransferase family 2 protein; the protein is MKLLCICVNFRSSDLTLRLLAALEQALDGLNAGVTVVENGSGDDSEVRLRNGIQALSGRIPVKLLCSSENLGFGGGNNLAIRAAMARPEPPDVFHLINPDAVPEPRALREMLDFLEAHPRAGIAGSGVVDDSGDPHSSAFHFPSPLGELEGRLRLGLVSRLLKNWRVPMTTGGPARSVDWVSGSSCTLRTAMLDEIGLFDESFFLYFEETDLCRRAKAAGFEVWTVPSSVVHHTGAVMTGLYDLTRRRPAFWFESRRLYLQKHHGWAGLWIANVAWLLGSLGFELRRLLTGRPRLDPPCLVRDFLRHSLGLAGAGTRT